In a genomic window of Sutcliffiella sp. FSL R7-0096:
- the secA gene encoding preprotein translocase subunit SecA gives MLGLLNKVFDMNKRQLKRLEKMADQIESLSEDVARLTDEQLREKTAEFQGRYQKGEKLDDMMVEAFAVVREASKRVLGLYPYKVQLMGGVSLHEGNISEMKTGEGKTLTATMPVYLNAITGKGVHVVTVNEYLASRDATEMGQLYEFLGLTVGLNLNGLSRDEKIEAYKADITYGTNNEFGFDYLRDNMVLYKEQMVQRPLHYAVIDEVDSILIDEARTPLIISGSAQKSAALYIQANAFARTLVKDVDYTYDVKTKGVQLTEDGITKSEKAFGIENLFDIGNVTLNHHINQALKAHVTMHHDVDYVVQEGEVVIVDQFTGRLMKGRRYSDGLHQAIEAKEGLDIQNESMTLATITFQNYFRMYEKLAGMTGTAKTEEEEFRNIYNMNVIAIPTNQEIVRDDRADLIFKTIEGKFNAVADDIAERNKNGQPVLVGTVAIETSEVISKLLTKRGIKHDVLNAKNHAREADIILGAGQKGSVTIATNMAGRGTDIKLGEGVKEVGGLAVIGTERHESRRIDNQLRGRSGRQGDPGVTQFYLSMEDELMRRFGSDNMKTMMERLGMDDTQPIQSKMVSRAVESAQKRVEGNNFDARKQLLQYDDVLRQQREVIYKQRFEVLDSENLREVVERMLVSAIERQVGLYTPKEEVPEDWNLQGIVDYVDANLLEEGAVTLNDLRGKEPEEISELIVEKVKARYDEKEQELSAEQMREFEKVVVLRAVDSKWMDHIDAMDQLRQGIHLRAYGQIDPLREYQFEGFAMFENMIAAIEEDVAKYVMKAQIRNNLQREEVAKGQAVVPKESGGEPPKKKPVKKVMDVGRNDACICGSGKKYKNCCGK, from the coding sequence ATGCTTGGTTTATTGAATAAAGTGTTTGATATGAATAAGCGTCAACTGAAGCGTCTTGAAAAAATGGCGGATCAGATAGAATCACTAAGTGAAGATGTGGCAAGGCTGACCGATGAACAGCTTCGCGAGAAAACGGCAGAATTTCAAGGCCGTTACCAGAAGGGTGAAAAGCTCGATGATATGATGGTCGAGGCATTTGCGGTTGTTCGCGAGGCGTCCAAGCGTGTACTCGGACTTTATCCGTATAAAGTACAGCTCATGGGTGGTGTCTCCCTACATGAAGGAAACATTTCCGAGATGAAAACGGGGGAAGGTAAAACGTTGACGGCAACGATGCCTGTTTACCTGAACGCTATTACTGGTAAAGGCGTTCATGTTGTAACAGTCAATGAATACTTGGCAAGCCGTGACGCGACGGAAATGGGTCAGCTTTACGAGTTCCTTGGCCTTACTGTCGGCTTGAACCTAAACGGACTGTCCCGTGATGAAAAAATTGAAGCCTACAAAGCGGATATCACATATGGTACAAACAATGAATTCGGATTCGACTACCTGCGTGACAATATGGTCCTATATAAAGAGCAAATGGTGCAGCGTCCCCTTCACTATGCAGTAATTGATGAGGTTGACTCCATCTTGATTGATGAAGCGCGTACGCCATTGATCATTTCCGGTAGTGCCCAGAAGTCTGCTGCCTTGTACATCCAAGCGAATGCGTTTGCCCGTACATTAGTAAAAGATGTGGACTACACGTATGATGTGAAAACAAAAGGTGTGCAGCTGACAGAGGACGGGATTACGAAGTCCGAGAAAGCGTTCGGCATTGAAAACCTGTTTGATATTGGCAATGTTACCTTGAACCACCATATCAACCAGGCGTTAAAAGCACATGTGACCATGCATCATGATGTGGACTATGTCGTGCAGGAAGGCGAGGTTGTCATCGTTGACCAATTTACTGGTCGTCTGATGAAAGGTCGCCGCTATTCCGATGGATTACACCAAGCAATTGAAGCAAAAGAAGGTTTGGATATCCAAAATGAGAGCATGACGCTCGCAACGATTACATTCCAGAATTACTTCCGTATGTACGAAAAGCTTGCCGGAATGACTGGTACGGCGAAAACAGAGGAAGAGGAGTTTCGTAACATATACAATATGAACGTTATCGCGATTCCGACAAACCAGGAAATAGTGCGTGATGACCGTGCCGATCTTATCTTTAAAACGATTGAAGGAAAATTCAATGCGGTTGCGGATGATATCGCAGAGCGTAATAAAAACGGACAACCTGTGCTTGTGGGTACGGTTGCGATTGAAACATCTGAGGTTATTTCGAAACTTCTAACGAAGCGCGGAATCAAGCATGACGTGTTGAATGCGAAAAACCATGCGCGTGAAGCGGATATCATCCTTGGCGCAGGTCAAAAGGGATCTGTTACGATTGCGACGAACATGGCCGGTCGTGGTACAGATATCAAGCTCGGCGAAGGTGTAAAAGAAGTAGGCGGACTAGCTGTTATCGGTACAGAGCGACATGAATCCCGCCGTATTGATAACCAGCTTCGTGGACGTTCCGGTCGTCAAGGAGACCCTGGTGTGACGCAATTCTACCTTTCCATGGAAGATGAATTGATGCGCCGCTTTGGTTCGGACAACATGAAAACGATGATGGAACGTTTAGGTATGGATGATACCCAGCCTATCCAAAGTAAAATGGTTTCTCGTGCTGTGGAATCAGCCCAGAAACGTGTGGAAGGCAACAACTTTGATGCTCGTAAGCAACTTCTACAATATGACGATGTTCTTCGTCAACAACGTGAAGTTATTTACAAGCAACGATTCGAAGTGTTGGATTCCGAGAACTTGCGTGAAGTGGTGGAAAGAATGCTTGTTTCCGCAATTGAGCGTCAAGTTGGACTTTATACTCCAAAAGAGGAGGTTCCGGAGGATTGGAACCTGCAGGGAATCGTTGACTATGTAGACGCTAATCTGTTAGAAGAAGGAGCGGTAACACTTAACGACCTGCGGGGTAAAGAGCCTGAGGAAATCTCTGAGCTTATCGTAGAAAAAGTGAAAGCTCGTTATGACGAGAAGGAGCAGGAGCTTTCCGCAGAACAGATGCGTGAGTTCGAAAAGGTTGTCGTGCTGCGTGCGGTGGACAGCAAGTGGATGGATCATATCGACGCGATGGATCAGCTTCGTCAAGGTATCCACTTACGTGCATACGGTCAGATCGATCCGCTTCGTGAGTATCAGTTCGAAGGATTTGCGATGTTTGAAAACATGATTGCTGCTATCGAAGAAGATGTAGCGAAATATGTGATGAAAGCACAGATCCGCAACAACCTTCAACGTGAAGAAGTAGCCAAAGGTCAGGCAGTCGTTCCAAAAGAAAGTGGCGGCGAGCCTCCAAAGAAAAAACCAGTGAAAAAAGTGATGGACGTTGGCCGCAATGATGCTTGCATCTGTGGTAGCGGAAAGAAATATAAAAACTGCTGCGGGAAGTAA
- the raiA gene encoding ribosome-associated translation inhibitor RaiA, with product MKYNVRGENIEVTPAIRDYVENKIGKIERYFDSTDNAECKVNLKVYNNQQKIEVTIPMTGLVLRAEESHDDLYAAIDLVVDKLERQIRKHKTKVNRKLRDTGSPKYLFNEVIDNGAPAHVAVEDEEDEADLVRTKRYNLKPMDSEEAILQMNLLGHNFFVFLNAATNETNVVYKRNDGKYGLIESY from the coding sequence ATGAAGTACAACGTACGCGGTGAAAACATTGAGGTAACTCCAGCAATCCGAGATTATGTAGAAAATAAGATCGGAAAGATTGAACGCTATTTTGATTCCACAGACAATGCAGAATGCAAAGTAAATCTGAAAGTCTACAACAACCAACAAAAAATTGAAGTAACCATCCCTATGACAGGCCTAGTGTTACGTGCAGAAGAAAGTCACGATGATCTCTATGCAGCGATAGACCTTGTCGTAGATAAACTAGAGCGACAAATACGAAAACATAAAACAAAGGTCAACCGTAAGCTTCGCGATACAGGTTCACCTAAATACTTATTCAACGAAGTAATTGATAATGGCGCACCAGCCCATGTAGCAGTGGAGGATGAAGAGGACGAAGCAGATTTGGTTCGTACGAAGCGCTACAACTTGAAACCGATGGACAGTGAGGAAGCAATCCTGCAGATGAACCTGCTGGGACATAATTTCTTCGTATTCCTGAACGCGGCAACAAACGAAACGAATGTTGTGTATAAGCGCAACGATGGGAAATATGGATTGATTGAGTCTTACTGA
- the fliS gene encoding flagellar export chaperone FliS: MAMKNPYQAYQQNSVNTATPGELTLMLYNGSLKFMKLAKKAIEDKNIELKNINLVKAQKIIQELMVTLDTSQDVGKSMMTMYDYMNRRLIEANMNNDSAMVEEVEGHMTEFRDAWKQVIQLNRQQAFTQGGQA; encoded by the coding sequence ATGGCAATGAAGAATCCCTATCAAGCCTATCAACAAAATTCGGTCAACACCGCTACCCCTGGTGAGCTGACGCTAATGCTTTATAATGGCTCTCTGAAGTTTATGAAGTTGGCCAAGAAAGCTATAGAAGACAAGAATATAGAATTGAAAAATATTAACCTTGTCAAGGCGCAAAAAATCATTCAGGAACTGATGGTGACCCTTGATACTAGCCAAGATGTCGGAAAATCGATGATGACGATGTACGACTATATGAACCGTCGTCTTATTGAAGCGAACATGAATAATGATTCTGCGATGGTGGAAGAAGTGGAAGGACATATGACGGAATTTCGCGATGCTTGGAAGCAGGTAATTCAATTGAATCGCCAGCAGGCGTTTACGCAAGGTGGCCAAGCGTAA
- a CDS encoding flagellar hook-associated protein 2, which yields MRLTGFQSGLDINQMVADLMKAQRMPMNKLTQQKQLLEWKRDDYRETNRLLNDFRNLSFDMTLQRTYSQKQVTSSNDKVTATASSTAANVTYTISDVKVATPASIHSKEILNGTGEKFDPSKSIMDQRDKFSTPPAILGDGEEHSFTITTFDADGNEIQDTFKINQTSTMNDLMNKISTSKIGVTAFFDEVNGQLMLTRKNAGNLVGAEGKAFNFDGDFLTDTLNLGGSPEEVMGTDAKLKINGVETTRKSNTFSVNGVTFTLHGDMEGDSAVVAVRNDTDKTFNAIKDYITKYNELIEKINGKIGEPVYRDYKPLSDQEREALSEKQIEQWEEKARSGLLRNDSILSSGLNKMRLSLYEKVGGVTGSFSQLSEIGIATGANYRDKGKLLIDEDKLRAAIENDSNSVMELFTANGTGIARKLRESATATVQSIEARAGNTSRTAQQFTIGRELMNVDKRISDFEKRMQTVEARYWRQFTAMEKAIGQSNQQSMQLMSQFYNG from the coding sequence ATGCGCTTAACTGGATTTCAGAGTGGGTTGGATATTAATCAGATGGTAGCTGATTTGATGAAAGCCCAGCGAATGCCCATGAATAAACTTACACAGCAGAAGCAGCTGTTGGAGTGGAAGCGTGATGATTACCGCGAAACTAATAGACTATTGAATGATTTTCGTAATCTTTCTTTTGATATGACTCTTCAACGGACTTATTCACAAAAGCAAGTAACATCTAGTAATGACAAGGTAACTGCGACAGCTTCCTCGACTGCAGCAAACGTTACCTATACCATTTCAGATGTCAAAGTTGCTACTCCTGCCTCTATTCATTCAAAGGAGATTTTGAATGGGACAGGAGAAAAATTCGATCCTAGCAAAAGTATTATGGATCAGCGAGATAAATTTTCTACCCCACCAGCCATATTAGGAGATGGAGAGGAACACAGTTTTACCATTACAACCTTTGATGCAGATGGAAATGAAATACAGGATACTTTTAAAATAAATCAAACATCTACGATGAATGATTTAATGAATAAAATAAGCACGTCAAAAATTGGTGTCACTGCCTTTTTTGATGAAGTGAATGGTCAATTAATGCTGACCAGAAAAAATGCTGGAAACTTGGTGGGGGCAGAAGGAAAAGCCTTTAACTTTGATGGGGATTTCCTCACTGATACTCTAAATTTAGGCGGATCGCCCGAAGAAGTAATGGGTACGGACGCTAAATTGAAAATCAATGGAGTAGAAACAACAAGGAAGTCTAACACGTTTTCCGTAAATGGTGTAACTTTTACATTGCATGGGGATATGGAAGGGGATTCTGCTGTAGTAGCAGTGAGGAACGACACTGACAAAACCTTTAATGCCATCAAGGATTATATTACAAAATATAACGAATTAATAGAGAAAATAAACGGGAAAATCGGGGAACCAGTATACCGTGATTATAAACCATTATCAGATCAAGAAAGAGAAGCTCTTTCTGAAAAACAGATTGAACAGTGGGAAGAGAAAGCAAGAAGTGGTTTGTTACGCAATGACTCTATCCTTTCTTCTGGTTTGAACAAAATGCGATTGAGTCTATATGAGAAAGTTGGTGGAGTGACTGGATCGTTCAGTCAACTTTCTGAAATAGGAATCGCTACAGGAGCTAACTACCGAGACAAAGGAAAGTTGCTAATTGATGAAGATAAGCTAAGAGCGGCAATAGAAAATGATTCTAACTCGGTTATGGAGCTCTTCACAGCTAATGGTACAGGAATAGCCAGGAAATTACGTGAATCTGCAACAGCAACTGTCCAAAGCATTGAAGCGCGTGCAGGAAATACAAGTCGTACCGCACAGCAGTTCACAATTGGTCGCGAGTTAATGAATGTAGACAAACGTATTTCGGATTTTGAGAAACGGATGCAAACGGTAGAGGCACGCTATTGGCGCCAATTTACCGCGATGGAAAAAGCAATAGGACAGTCCAATCAACAATCCATGCAATTAATGAGTCAATTTTATAATGGCTGA
- the flaG gene encoding flagellar protein FlaG: MAIILDSTTRTQSLGTVSTKVDVSIKETKQTHPEQSRRQMETIVEGMNDFIKPMNVSVRFELHDELNEYYVTVVDVATEEVIREIPSKKFLDMYAAMTEYMGLFVDKKI; this comes from the coding sequence ATGGCTATCATCTTAGACTCTACAACTAGAACGCAATCACTAGGTACAGTATCCACAAAAGTAGATGTTTCAATCAAGGAAACAAAGCAAACTCATCCTGAACAAAGCAGGCGTCAAATGGAGACGATTGTGGAAGGCATGAATGATTTTATAAAACCAATGAATGTGTCTGTCCGTTTTGAGCTGCATGATGAGTTAAACGAATATTATGTGACGGTGGTGGATGTTGCCACTGAGGAAGTAATACGGGAGATTCCTTCCAAAAAGTTTTTGGATATGTATGCAGCAATGACCGAATATATGGGGTTATTTGTCGATAAAAAGATTTAG
- a CDS encoding flagellin, protein MRINHNIAAMNTHRQLNSATAGQMKSMEKLSSGLRINRAGDDAAGLSISEKMRGQIRGLDQAARNGQDGVSLIQTAEGALNETHSMLQRMRELAVQASNDTNTTEDREAIQEEANQLAKDINRIAKDTQFNGQELLTGAGGPNTDGSFTFQLGANEDQTITLSIADMTGGTGLSIATGDDETADAIDISSDSATATAAITTINDAIKLVSAERSNLGSYQNRIEYAINNLNTSSENLTAAESRIRDVDYALVA, encoded by the coding sequence ATGAGAATTAATCACAATATCGCTGCTATGAACACACACCGTCAATTGAACAGTGCTACTGCAGGTCAAATGAAGTCTATGGAAAAATTGTCTTCTGGTTTACGTATTAACCGTGCTGGGGACGATGCAGCAGGACTGTCAATTTCAGAAAAAATGCGTGGACAAATTCGCGGATTAGACCAAGCAGCTCGTAATGGTCAGGACGGCGTATCTTTGATTCAAACGGCTGAAGGTGCATTGAATGAAACACATTCTATGCTTCAGCGAATGAGAGAATTGGCAGTACAGGCTTCTAACGATACAAATACTACAGAGGACCGTGAAGCAATCCAAGAAGAAGCAAATCAACTTGCAAAGGACATTAATAGAATTGCAAAAGATACACAATTCAATGGGCAAGAATTACTTACTGGTGCTGGCGGTCCAAATACAGATGGTTCCTTTACTTTTCAGTTAGGAGCAAATGAAGATCAGACAATCACATTGTCAATTGCAGACATGACCGGGGGGACTGGACTAAGTATTGCAACTGGAGATGATGAAACAGCAGATGCAATAGATATTTCATCCGATAGTGCGACTGCAACTGCTGCTATTACAACAATTAATGATGCAATTAAATTAGTTTCTGCGGAAAGATCAAACTTAGGATCTTACCAAAACCGTATTGAGTATGCGATAAACAACCTAAACACATCTTCTGAAAACCTAACTGCTGCGGAATCTCGTATCCGTGACGTTGATTATGCTTTAGTTGCCTAA
- the csrA gene encoding carbon storage regulator CsrA: MLVLTRKKDEAIKIGDDLEITVLGINGDQVKLGIQAPKHIEIHRKEIYLSIQEENNAASNSSLDLLQALSHQLKN; the protein is encoded by the coding sequence TTGCTAGTTTTAACTCGCAAAAAAGATGAAGCCATAAAAATCGGGGATGACCTCGAAATTACGGTCCTTGGTATCAATGGCGATCAAGTGAAACTTGGCATACAAGCACCAAAGCACATAGAGATACATAGAAAAGAAATCTATCTTTCTATCCAAGAGGAAAACAACGCAGCGTCCAATTCCTCTCTTGATCTTCTGCAGGCTTTGAGCCACCAACTAAAAAACTAA
- the fliW gene encoding flagellar assembly protein FliW: MKIETKYHGLIEVQEEEVLRFPNGLPGFLEEKEFTVIPFTEEGTFHILQSVQTPVLGFVLANPFAFYPDYDFDLENQAVDVLELDSAEEVTVYMVLTMADPFHLTTANLQAPIVVNVKKKIGKQVILTGSPYQTKHNLFPEAVAK, encoded by the coding sequence ATGAAAATAGAAACGAAGTACCATGGTTTAATAGAGGTACAGGAAGAAGAAGTGCTAAGGTTCCCGAATGGCTTGCCAGGGTTTTTAGAGGAGAAGGAATTTACGGTGATCCCTTTTACGGAGGAAGGGACGTTTCATATTTTACAGTCGGTACAGACACCCGTGCTTGGATTTGTTTTGGCTAATCCTTTTGCGTTCTATCCAGATTATGATTTCGACCTAGAGAACCAAGCGGTGGATGTTCTCGAGTTGGATTCTGCTGAAGAAGTGACTGTCTATATGGTTCTGACAATGGCAGACCCATTTCACCTCACAACTGCCAACCTGCAGGCGCCTATTGTGGTGAATGTTAAAAAGAAGATTGGAAAACAAGTGATTCTAACAGGCAGTCCTTATCAAACGAAACACAATCTGTTTCCGGAAGCGGTAGCTAAATAG
- a CDS encoding DUF6470 family protein, whose product MLFPQIRLQSTFAQTELQIQKPVQQIQQPRAELSMEQPKAELMMQRTPGRLTIDQTQAREDMDLKSVARRTEEAAQLGRQEWLAGLTRVVQDGNEMMRIEHGGGAIVRQAKRNSEGPPKEFNIGWIPSHFSVKINYEPGSLDIQWQERKPVIDVVINKPVHEYTPGNTQVNMANYSSLDIDFENLRYVGTGGYEQKI is encoded by the coding sequence ATGTTATTTCCACAGATACGGTTGCAGTCGACTTTTGCTCAGACTGAGTTGCAGATTCAGAAACCGGTACAACAAATCCAGCAACCTAGGGCCGAACTTAGTATGGAGCAACCGAAGGCAGAGTTGATGATGCAGCGGACGCCGGGGAGGTTGACGATTGATCAGACGCAGGCTAGAGAGGATATGGATTTGAAGAGTGTTGCCAGGAGGACTGAGGAAGCGGCGCAACTTGGGCGGCAGGAATGGCTTGCGGGGCTAACACGCGTTGTACAGGACGGAAATGAAATGATGAGAATTGAACATGGTGGTGGCGCAATTGTCCGTCAGGCGAAGCGGAATAGTGAAGGTCCTCCAAAAGAATTCAATATTGGCTGGATTCCTTCCCATTTTAGTGTGAAAATTAATTATGAGCCTGGTTCTTTGGATATTCAGTGGCAGGAGCGTAAGCCTGTTATAGATGTAGTGATAAATAAGCCAGTGCATGAGTATACACCGGGAAACACACAGGTCAATATGGCTAATTACTCCTCACTTGATATAGATTTTGAGAATTTGCGGTATGTCGGTACAGGCGGCTACGAACAAAAAATATAA
- the flgL gene encoding flagellar hook-associated protein FlgL codes for MRVTQSMLTQNSLRQLSTSYGKMGKLMEQLSTGKKISRPSDDPVVAMKGMYYRTNLTELEQYKRNLSESYAWMENSEAALDHVQSVMHRARELVVQGSNDTYSPEDRQAMAKEIEQLKHDFVQVANTQVAGKYIFNGTAIDKPRITDANDPMSVSMENSPFEVEVSRGIKLQSNINADNVFNKDMIEIWNGLQSALESSDTDALKSLMGRFDKAADAISAERSELGARYNRLEMVDNRIGYQEVVATRILSDNEDADIEKVITNLTMQESVHRASLGVGARVIQPSLLDFLR; via the coding sequence ATGCGTGTCACACAAAGCATGCTGACGCAGAACTCACTGCGACAATTAAGTACAAGCTATGGGAAAATGGGTAAGTTGATGGAACAACTCTCCACAGGCAAGAAAATCTCCCGGCCATCCGACGACCCGGTCGTGGCGATGAAAGGGATGTATTATCGTACGAATTTGACGGAACTTGAACAATACAAACGTAACCTGAGTGAATCATATGCATGGATGGAAAATTCCGAAGCGGCGTTGGACCACGTGCAAAGTGTGATGCACCGTGCTCGCGAGTTGGTGGTTCAGGGATCCAATGATACTTACTCACCGGAAGACCGCCAGGCGATGGCAAAAGAAATTGAGCAGTTGAAGCACGATTTCGTACAGGTTGCAAATACACAGGTTGCCGGGAAGTACATTTTTAACGGTACTGCGATTGATAAGCCGAGAATTACGGATGCAAACGATCCTATGTCTGTAAGCATGGAAAACTCTCCATTCGAGGTGGAGGTATCCCGTGGAATTAAGCTGCAATCAAACATCAATGCTGATAATGTTTTTAATAAAGATATGATAGAGATTTGGAATGGCCTTCAATCGGCACTTGAATCTAGTGATACGGATGCGTTGAAGAGTTTGATGGGACGTTTTGACAAAGCTGCGGATGCGATTTCTGCGGAGCGTTCTGAGTTAGGAGCTCGCTATAACCGTCTTGAAATGGTGGACAACCGCATTGGTTATCAAGAAGTGGTAGCGACACGAATCCTGTCCGATAATGAGGATGCGGATATTGAGAAAGTGATTACGAATTTGACGATGCAGGAAAGTGTGCACCGTGCTTCGCTTGGTGTGGGAGCGCGTGTGATTCAGCCTTCGTTGTTGGATTTTCTACGGTAG
- the flgK gene encoding flagellar hook-associated protein FlgK — protein MRSTFHSLEVARRGLVTQQTALQTVGHNIANANTPGYTRQRVNFVQTEPYPPASMNRPQIPGQMGTGVEAGSIQRVRESFLDIQYRGENNKLGYWEARAGSLQKMEEIMNEPSETGLSTTLDRFWQAFQDLAVNPTNAGARSVVRQRGLAVAETFRFLSDSLSSVQGDMKNEMDVTEKQVNALSQQINNINKQIGDLEPHGYLANDLYDERDRLVDELSQLVNIKVSKVGTGGSASPLAEGKYTIEMVDDSGRKIGTLVDATSNRVNRLSLEYRADTGLVDGFRLGDTSFGIGSMQSSGKLRGLIDSYGFMDGNTEKGLYPDMLNHLDTLAFEFAQEINRVHESGWSISSMETGEHTAFKFFEFKNTNIVAGNIKNAAKLFTVSADIVQSLDNIAASGYNKGIITSGEFHGYNGVGNVSVTVQSTVDADGVQQFTYTVYDAAKSPKQELMTSGSFSTLEDLGAGLSGEFVDSAGNPSVNFDLSKVRLEDVSKGNFIAVDIPKTGEVGGRVGDGSNAIALAEVKARTLQLNGVSTTFQNYYESVIGGLAVDAQEANRLSYNSETLRLSVDQRRQSVSGVSLDEEMTNMIQFQHAYNASARMITLTDELLDRIINGLGLGGR, from the coding sequence ATGCGTTCAACATTTCATAGTCTCGAAGTAGCAAGGCGAGGCCTGGTTACCCAGCAAACTGCCCTTCAAACGGTCGGGCATAATATTGCCAACGCCAATACCCCAGGATATACCAGACAACGGGTCAATTTTGTCCAAACAGAACCATATCCACCAGCTTCCATGAACCGTCCGCAAATACCCGGGCAAATGGGGACAGGGGTAGAGGCGGGCAGTATCCAGCGTGTGCGGGAGAGTTTCCTGGATATCCAGTATCGTGGTGAAAACAATAAGCTTGGCTATTGGGAAGCGCGCGCAGGCTCCCTGCAGAAGATGGAGGAAATCATGAATGAGCCATCCGAAACTGGTCTTTCCACTACGTTGGACCGTTTTTGGCAGGCGTTTCAAGATCTAGCAGTTAACCCGACGAATGCAGGGGCACGTTCGGTTGTAAGACAGCGCGGATTAGCTGTTGCGGAAACATTTCGGTTTTTATCGGATTCACTTAGTTCGGTTCAAGGGGACATGAAAAATGAAATGGATGTCACGGAAAAGCAAGTCAACGCACTGAGCCAACAAATTAACAATATCAACAAACAGATTGGAGATTTGGAACCGCATGGTTATCTTGCCAACGATCTATATGATGAACGCGATCGCCTGGTAGATGAGCTTTCTCAGCTGGTCAATATCAAGGTATCAAAAGTTGGGACCGGTGGTAGTGCAAGTCCCCTGGCGGAAGGGAAGTATACCATTGAAATGGTGGATGACTCCGGCCGTAAAATTGGCACGCTGGTCGATGCGACAAGCAATAGAGTCAACAGGCTTTCCTTGGAGTATCGAGCGGATACCGGTCTCGTGGATGGCTTCAGACTCGGAGATACGAGCTTCGGGATCGGTAGCATGCAGTCATCCGGCAAGCTTCGAGGTCTTATTGATTCTTACGGATTTATGGACGGAAATACAGAAAAGGGTCTTTACCCTGACATGCTTAATCACCTCGATACCTTGGCGTTTGAATTCGCACAGGAGATCAATAGGGTACATGAATCCGGGTGGAGCATCTCGAGCATGGAAACAGGTGAGCACACTGCGTTTAAGTTCTTTGAATTTAAAAATACAAATATAGTAGCTGGTAATATAAAAAATGCGGCAAAACTTTTCACGGTATCAGCGGATATCGTCCAGTCGTTGGACAATATCGCTGCTTCCGGCTACAACAAGGGTATCATCACATCGGGTGAGTTCCATGGCTATAACGGAGTGGGAAATGTGTCTGTTACCGTGCAGTCGACAGTAGATGCTGATGGGGTCCAGCAATTTACATACACTGTCTATGATGCAGCAAAGTCTCCGAAACAGGAATTAATGACTTCTGGAAGTTTTTCCACTTTAGAAGACCTTGGTGCAGGATTGTCGGGAGAGTTTGTCGATTCGGCTGGCAATCCTTCTGTCAATTTTGACTTGAGTAAAGTCCGCTTGGAAGACGTTTCAAAAGGGAATTTCATTGCGGTTGATATCCCGAAGACCGGTGAAGTCGGTGGCCGTGTAGGTGACGGAAGCAATGCCATTGCATTGGCAGAAGTAAAAGCCCGGACACTTCAGTTGAACGGTGTTTCTACAACCTTCCAAAACTATTACGAAAGTGTAATTGGAGGATTGGCGGTTGATGCCCAGGAAGCAAACCGACTCTCCTACAATAGTGAAACATTGCGATTGTCTGTTGATCAACGTCGCCAATCGGTCAGCGGTGTATCCTTGGACGAGGAAATGACCAACATGATTCAGTTCCAGCATGCTTACAATGCATCGGCAAGAATGATTACATTAACGGACGAACTTTTAGATAGAATCATTAACGGATTAGGATTAGGCGGAAGGTAG
- a CDS encoding flagellar protein FlgN, which translates to MSIPTIITILEKMLTLHTYLYEVTVRKEKVVKANKVDELQEITREEKQYTRAIVQLEKQRATLSDGKTVTDLIEMCSPGEKVELITLKDKLAETIANIQKQNELNQLLLEQSLQFVTMTINTLNPQPNALNYEKPVNTKKSVSAPARSLFDSKA; encoded by the coding sequence ATGTCCATTCCAACAATTATCACGATACTAGAAAAAATGCTCACCTTGCATACTTACCTTTATGAAGTGACTGTACGGAAAGAAAAGGTTGTAAAGGCGAACAAGGTAGATGAGCTCCAAGAGATTACAAGAGAAGAGAAGCAATACACTCGCGCGATTGTTCAACTAGAAAAGCAACGTGCGACCCTATCCGATGGTAAAACGGTGACCGATCTAATTGAAATGTGTTCACCGGGCGAAAAGGTTGAACTAATTACCTTGAAAGACAAATTAGCTGAAACCATTGCAAACATCCAAAAGCAAAACGAGCTCAATCAACTGTTACTTGAACAATCCCTGCAATTTGTCACCATGACGATAAACACCCTTAACCCGCAACCTAATGCGCTAAATTACGAAAAACCTGTGAACACGAAGAAAAGCGTTAGTGCACCTGCGCGCTCTCTGTTCGATTCAAAAGCTTAG